A stretch of Calditrichota bacterium DNA encodes these proteins:
- a CDS encoding DUF3473 domain-containing protein, with protein MIENILSVDVEEWFHPEALQYQFPTEIWSEQSYRVHENVEKLLTLFEEKNVKATFFTLGWVANEHPDMIRKIVDNGHEIASHGLMHRMVTKLTPEEFEKDLGESIKILEDISGHKVIGFRAPTFSVVEETFWAWEIMLKLGLEYDSSIYPIWHDRYGVPLSPRSVYTAIEKEEKSLTEFPMSTMKFFGKNIPFGGGGYLRIFPNWFTRMGIKSVNKEGIPAIMYMHPWEFDADQPKVELGKIQSARHYYNIKNNLSKLGQLLDEFRWTSFKETIEKNIKQTAS; from the coding sequence ATGATCGAGAATATACTATCTGTTGATGTTGAAGAATGGTTTCACCCCGAAGCCTTACAATATCAGTTTCCAACCGAAATATGGTCCGAACAAAGTTACCGAGTCCACGAAAATGTAGAAAAACTTTTAACCCTTTTTGAAGAAAAAAATGTAAAAGCTACTTTTTTTACGTTGGGTTGGGTTGCCAATGAACATCCTGACATGATCCGCAAAATTGTAGATAACGGGCACGAAATTGCTTCCCATGGGCTTATGCACAGAATGGTAACAAAGCTTACTCCGGAAGAATTTGAAAAAGATCTTGGGGAATCTATTAAAATACTTGAAGACATTTCAGGCCACAAAGTAATTGGTTTCAGGGCACCAACTTTTAGTGTTGTGGAAGAAACCTTTTGGGCCTGGGAAATAATGCTTAAACTGGGCCTTGAATACGATTCATCAATTTACCCAATTTGGCATGACCGCTATGGAGTACCCTTATCACCGAGATCAGTTTACACCGCAATTGAAAAGGAAGAAAAAAGTTTAACAGAATTTCCAATGTCTACCATGAAGTTTTTTGGAAAAAATATTCCTTTTGGTGGCGGCGGCTATTTGCGAATTTTCCCAAACTGGTTTACCCGAATGGGAATAAAATCAGTAAATAAAGAGGGAATTCCGGCAATCATGTATATGCATCCCTGGGAATTTGATGCAGACCAACCAAAGGTTGAGTTGGGTAAAATTCAATCTGCAAGACATTATTATAACATAAAAAATAATCTCTCCAAATTAGGGCAGTTACTGGATGAGTTTAGATGGACAAGTTTTAAAGAGACCATTGAAAAAAACATCAAGCAAACTGCTTCTTAA
- a CDS encoding PorV/PorQ family protein: MNKYMVVLLIILFVLPLYSQSPSGSAGGASNIFLRSGLSARVAGLGETFTAIADDENALYYNPAGLANIKMGAVGLNHTQWIEDTRIDNIVFGYNFDRKLGVAIGISHFWMPAIQSKNHFGIPAGDINVSSSIVNLGLGYKIDRSLYVGLGVKYFTEELASYRASGIAIDAGVYVYMFVPGLTLGLVVQNLGGNIQYDSVKEKIPFVYRAGLAYKIRNTGLKIAVDGVKSIDSDFALSTGLEYTLLKTFSLRFGNQFRADQKFTPGYGAGLNIDQKYLVDYTFYAFEDLGNTHRVGFTFRFNLPGIKIKTPGTRYTSHRIKKSRPPSNVYSEIKEDRIVIHWGKVYGAVYNVYAKTRPDAPWKKINPSLIRENLYEFKKPSNTSNTIFICVTSIMNSVESAFSEEVKIDVK; the protein is encoded by the coding sequence ATGAACAAATATATGGTTGTCCTTTTAATTATTCTCTTTGTCCTCCCTTTATACTCCCAAAGTCCATCCGGTTCTGCAGGCGGTGCCAGTAATATTTTCCTCCGCTCCGGGCTTAGTGCAAGGGTTGCCGGTCTTGGAGAAACTTTCACTGCAATAGCAGACGATGAAAATGCCCTTTATTACAATCCTGCCGGTCTTGCGAATATTAAAATGGGTGCGGTTGGTTTAAACCACACTCAATGGATTGAAGATACGCGGATCGATAACATTGTATTTGGTTACAATTTTGACAGGAAACTGGGTGTTGCGATTGGTATCTCGCATTTTTGGATGCCTGCAATTCAAAGTAAAAACCATTTTGGAATACCAGCTGGTGATATAAATGTCTCCAGTAGTATTGTTAATCTTGGGCTAGGGTATAAAATTGATCGCAGCCTTTATGTTGGGTTAGGTGTTAAATATTTTACAGAAGAGCTTGCAAGTTACAGGGCAAGTGGTATTGCCATTGATGCCGGGGTTTATGTCTATATGTTTGTACCGGGTTTAACCTTGGGTTTGGTTGTTCAAAATCTTGGTGGAAATATTCAATACGATTCTGTAAAAGAAAAAATTCCATTTGTTTATCGTGCGGGATTAGCGTACAAAATTCGTAATACGGGGTTAAAGATTGCAGTTGACGGAGTAAAATCTATTGATAGCGATTTTGCCCTTTCCACAGGTTTGGAATATACTTTATTAAAAACTTTTTCCCTTCGTTTTGGAAACCAGTTTAGAGCAGACCAAAAATTTACTCCCGGATATGGTGCCGGGCTTAATATTGATCAAAAGTACTTGGTTGATTATACTTTTTATGCTTTTGAAGACCTTGGAAATACACACAGGGTTGGCTTTACATTTAGATTTAATTTGCCGGGAATTAAAATTAAAACTCCGGGTACCAGATATACTTCTCACCGCATTAAAAAGAGTAGGCCGCCATCCAACGTTTATTCTGAGATAAAAGAAGATCGCATTGTTATTCATTGGGGCAAAGTGTACGGAGCAGTCTATAACGTGTATGCTAAAACCCGGCCGGATGCACCTTGGAAAAAAATCAATCCAAGCTTAATTCGTGAAAACTTATATGAATTTAAAAAACCATCGAATACATCAAACACCATTTTTATATGCGTAACCTCTATTATGAATAGTGTAGAAAGCGCTTTTTCTGAGGAGGTAAAAATTGATGTTAAGTAA
- a CDS encoding radical SAM protein, translated as MHPKTSKKIQLLSRIPGFHKHYRLGGKNAPLPVNITISLLYSCNSRCMTCNVYEKRVENLTVDEYSKIFSKLGKAPYWFTFSGGEPFLRKDIVDCVKAAYDHTQPGIINIPTNGSLYKIIPGKVKEMIEYCKNSDIIINLSLDDIGEEHDKIRGFPGNWERAMKTYEELSKLRHYPNFTIGIHTVISNFNVHKFPDIYKELIKLEPDSYITEIAEERVELGTMQEPITPTYEKYHKVIDFLVTEMKKNKLSGVAKIAQSFRFEYYELVQKYLLEEKQHIPCFAGVTSCQISPDGDVWPCCIRADSMGNLRENDYDFEKVWNSRSAGKIRKSIKNKECACPLANASYTNLLVSPKSLTKVVSRLI; from the coding sequence ATGCATCCAAAGACTTCAAAAAAAATACAGCTCCTCTCACGAATTCCGGGATTTCATAAACACTATCGCCTGGGTGGAAAAAATGCGCCTCTTCCGGTGAACATTACAATAAGCCTTTTATACTCTTGCAATTCGCGTTGTATGACCTGTAATGTGTATGAAAAAAGGGTAGAAAACCTGACAGTAGATGAGTATAGTAAAATCTTTTCAAAATTAGGAAAGGCCCCTTATTGGTTTACGTTTAGTGGTGGCGAGCCTTTTTTAAGAAAGGATATTGTCGATTGTGTTAAAGCAGCTTATGATCATACTCAGCCGGGAATTATAAATATTCCTACAAATGGCAGTCTTTATAAAATCATACCTGGCAAAGTAAAGGAAATGATTGAGTATTGTAAAAATTCTGATATAATCATAAACCTGTCTTTGGATGATATCGGCGAGGAGCATGATAAAATTCGTGGTTTCCCAGGCAATTGGGAAAGGGCGATGAAAACTTATGAAGAACTCTCAAAACTTCGCCATTATCCCAATTTTACAATTGGCATTCATACTGTAATTTCAAACTTCAATGTCCATAAATTTCCGGATATATATAAGGAATTGATCAAACTCGAACCAGATTCATATATAACAGAGATTGCTGAAGAACGTGTCGAATTAGGGACCATGCAGGAACCCATTACGCCAACTTATGAGAAATATCATAAAGTGATTGATTTTCTTGTGACAGAAATGAAAAAGAACAAACTAAGCGGTGTGGCAAAAATTGCCCAGTCATTCCGTTTTGAATATTATGAATTGGTACAGAAATATTTGTTGGAAGAAAAACAGCATATTCCTTGCTTTGCAGGAGTAACATCGTGCCAGATTTCTCCGGATGGAGATGTGTGGCCCTGTTGTATACGTGCAGATTCCATGGGTAATTTGCGTGAAAATGATTATGATTTTGAAAAGGTGTGGAACAGCAGGTCGGCAGGTAAAATCCGGAAAAGCATTAAAAACAAGGAATGTGCCTGTCCATTGGCCAACGCAAGCTATACAAATCTGCTTGTATCGCCTAAGTCATTAACAAAAGTTGTTTCAAGATTGATCTAA
- a CDS encoding T9SS type A sorting domain-containing protein: protein MSPLMLLFSILVLSQFAFAQGFATKNVVSDTLILAKKFNVVDLDDDGDMDIVSAANDETTSPRGTVVWFENDGTETFTQHTISDSTLGARSIWVADYNEDGDLDVAAGGDGRQPLSWFENDGTPSNGGWTHHSVGTADSVIYTIHAFDIDEDTDLEILASYYNIQNDNGGDKIRWFDNNGSGSFSANTLVSNYEAAASVEATTIDSDSDIDIVTVAAGEANAGNAGKDLSWWSNNGSESFTQNSITPLSNGPWVVSTADVDSDGDNDILLATWGVDKISWWANNGSGSFGSENVVTSSYQNARNVQAADIDGDADMDMISVADNDDSVDWYENDGSESFTKTNITTTFTAAYYSVAQDMDGDGDVDIIATAQDDNELSWWENDLADERNITGNDPDTVRFSNDKVIIDFASGFSDGNTSVFYNQGKVTNKSLVGTGVDHVATNGYYTITTAATTYNAEIKFSYSGITEWSAINDENDLRICYFDPTSGTDGQWVVAGTGQTRDTVNDTITVSGLSSELAKYSVFTMGSSTTDNSLPVELVSFEGAVTEFGIELSWQTASELNNFGFELWRKSSSESSFSLVSSYNENEDLEGLGTSSFGKDYTFVDYEVEKGRHYTYHLIDITYDGKRYTHPDIKIDFVSNGLVRVVNVLLPDKLQLQQNYPNPFNPNTRIHFSIPKKENGQTVKLVVFNQLGQKVKTLFNSSLADGNYSIVWNGKNDQNQAVASGMYIYLLQAGRSSIIKRMTLVR, encoded by the coding sequence ATGTCCCCACTAATGTTATTGTTTTCAATTTTGGTTTTATCTCAATTTGCTTTTGCGCAGGGATTTGCGACAAAAAATGTTGTTAGTGATACATTGATCCTTGCCAAAAAATTTAATGTTGTTGATCTAGATGATGATGGAGATATGGATATAGTTAGTGCTGCGAATGACGAAACTACATCACCGCGCGGTACAGTTGTTTGGTTTGAGAATGATGGTACAGAAACCTTTACTCAGCACACGATATCCGATTCAACATTAGGGGCGCGTTCTATTTGGGTGGCCGATTACAATGAGGATGGAGATTTGGATGTTGCAGCAGGAGGAGATGGCAGGCAGCCATTATCCTGGTTTGAAAATGACGGAACACCTTCAAATGGTGGTTGGACACATCACTCCGTTGGAACAGCAGATAGCGTGATTTATACGATACATGCATTTGATATAGACGAAGACACGGACCTGGAAATTTTAGCATCCTATTATAATATTCAAAATGACAATGGCGGGGATAAAATTCGCTGGTTTGATAATAATGGAAGTGGAAGTTTTTCAGCTAATACACTTGTTTCCAATTATGAAGCTGCCGCATCTGTTGAAGCAACTACAATAGATAGTGACAGCGATATTGACATAGTTACGGTCGCGGCAGGTGAAGCGAATGCCGGTAATGCCGGTAAAGATCTATCTTGGTGGTCAAATAATGGTAGCGAGAGTTTTACTCAAAACAGCATTACCCCACTAAGTAATGGTCCATGGGTTGTAAGCACTGCTGATGTAGATAGTGACGGAGATAATGATATTTTATTGGCGACCTGGGGCGTGGATAAGATTTCCTGGTGGGCGAATAATGGAAGTGGCTCTTTTGGTAGCGAGAATGTTGTAACAAGTAGCTATCAAAATGCCAGAAATGTTCAGGCAGCAGATATTGATGGAGATGCTGATATGGACATGATTTCAGTCGCTGATAATGACGATTCGGTTGATTGGTATGAAAATGACGGCAGTGAAAGTTTTACAAAGACAAATATAACTACAACATTTACAGCAGCTTACTATTCTGTTGCGCAAGACATGGATGGCGATGGCGATGTGGATATTATTGCAACGGCCCAGGATGATAATGAGCTTTCCTGGTGGGAGAATGACCTGGCCGATGAAAGAAATATAACTGGCAATGATCCGGATACAGTAAGATTTAGCAATGACAAAGTTATTATTGATTTTGCTTCAGGATTTTCTGACGGTAATACTTCCGTTTTTTACAATCAGGGCAAAGTTACAAATAAAAGCCTGGTAGGTACTGGGGTCGACCATGTTGCGACAAATGGCTATTATACAATTACAACAGCGGCTACTACATACAATGCAGAAATAAAATTTTCTTATTCCGGGATAACTGAGTGGTCAGCCATCAACGATGAAAACGATCTGAGAATTTGTTACTTCGATCCAACAAGCGGGACTGATGGCCAATGGGTTGTAGCCGGGACAGGTCAAACTCGGGACACTGTTAATGATACGATCACTGTTTCCGGGCTCTCTTCAGAGCTTGCCAAATATTCTGTTTTTACAATGGGCTCTTCAACTACCGATAATTCGCTACCCGTTGAACTTGTTTCGTTTGAAGGAGCTGTCACAGAATTTGGGATTGAATTGAGCTGGCAAACTGCAAGTGAGTTGAATAATTTTGGGTTTGAACTTTGGCGTAAATCATCTTCAGAATCTTCATTCAGCTTGGTTAGCTCTTATAATGAAAATGAAGATTTGGAAGGATTGGGTACATCCAGTTTTGGTAAAGATTACACCTTTGTAGATTATGAAGTAGAAAAAGGACGGCATTATACATATCACTTAATTGATATTACCTACGATGGAAAACGTTATACTCATCCGGATATAAAGATTGATTTTGTAAGTAACGGTTTGGTAAGGGTTGTAAATGTTTTACTGCCTGATAAGTTGCAGCTGCAGCAGAATTATCCAAATCCATTTAATCCCAATACACGCATTCATTTTTCAATACCCAAAAAAGAAAATGGACAAACTGTTAAGCTGGTTGTTTTTAATCAGCTTGGACAAAAAGTAAAAACGCTTTTTAACAGCTCGCTTGCTGATGGAAATTACTCCATTGTTTGGAATGGAAAAAATGATCAAAACCAGGCTGTAGCAAGCGGCATGTATATTTATCTGTTACAGGCGGGGAGATCGTCAATAATAAAAAGAATGACACTTGTTAGATAA
- a CDS encoding helix-turn-helix transcriptional regulator, which produces MYKGLIVTQDDKIRQEIASLLNTVGEIKGDFVNSLDEVNKNGAYLDYLFILVSDLNHQTIKSISNTQLYTPDLSTIFYNHSLNYVEIPEIARTSKVKMIIGENRKSNLSELFVQLKNDFWRKIPYEELGIKYDLLSKRMKEAMDYIETAPIRDCNIIAISDYLNISAGYFSQEFKRETNLSFRSFMQTVLNYYEDIIFTKVNLPAKDISMLLGYSELSSFSRSFKKRKGVSPTKYRKLLQA; this is translated from the coding sequence ATGTACAAAGGGCTAATCGTTACCCAAGATGATAAAATTAGGCAGGAAATTGCAAGCCTGCTTAACACTGTGGGTGAAATAAAGGGAGATTTTGTAAACTCTTTGGATGAGGTAAACAAAAATGGCGCTTATCTGGACTATTTATTTATTTTAGTCTCTGATTTAAATCACCAAACAATAAAAAGTATTTCTAACACACAACTTTATACCCCCGATCTGTCAACAATCTTTTACAATCATTCTCTCAACTATGTCGAAATCCCCGAGATAGCCAGAACATCTAAAGTAAAAATGATTATAGGCGAAAATAGGAAATCAAATTTAAGCGAATTATTTGTTCAGCTGAAAAATGATTTTTGGAGAAAAATTCCTTATGAAGAATTAGGAATAAAATATGATTTGCTTTCCAAGAGAATGAAAGAAGCAATGGATTATATTGAGACTGCGCCAATAAGGGATTGTAATATTATTGCAATTTCTGATTATTTAAATATTAGCGCAGGGTATTTTAGCCAGGAATTTAAACGTGAAACAAATTTATCTTTTCGCTCTTTTATGCAAACTGTTTTAAATTACTATGAAGATATAATTTTTACAAAAGTCAATTTGCCGGCAAAAGATATTTCAATGCTCCTTGGGTATAGTGAATTATCAAGTTTTAGCAGGTCTTTTAAAAAACGCAAAGGTGTTTCACCAACCAAATACAGAAAACTACTGCAAGCTTAA
- a CDS encoding tandem-95 repeat protein — protein MLSNKIKTTIIFIVLFLQSVNAQNQLNLSWNAGSESDLYLYRIFRSTSANASTQIDCVQHPHNSYADDNFEKGVQYFYRLRAVDYSLNAGEYSDEISLAVPKISGLPSQQVLPADTTITINLASLADDPDDDNAQLVWSYSGDNKLTVSLANKIITITTPSNWTGQEKLTIKAADDEGFYDSKIFTAKSTEGGSSSEAPVFLEVPNQELDEDTQINLKLSDYVTDSDSNIEDLIFAAETTNSITLTVNDDVLTIKPAANWFGERTITATVTDEGGLSDQTTFTVTVTAINDAPEISALPEQVLEPNGSVVINLSPYVTDVDDSDDDLSWSFSNEIRTSLSFNETTKELTITALTDSSGFDYVLVSVTDPSDATGEAILLVRVLGGTSGPQIGTLPQVEFNEDGSDQLALNDYVTDADDPVQNLFWHNGTGDKVAINIDHTTNIATFIPEENWNGSEDVWLYVTDPNQNKDSAQVSVTVVPVNDRPHLSALPAVNLSAQLSRQINLQNYSTDIDNDLGDLSWTSSSATNVTVAIDESGIATFSVADSWLGQEKIQIFVSDPGAAKDTSEITIFRQDQANAPTISGLSSVTFNEDNQHVIRLDEHASDPNNSVDELEWSYSNELNLDIIIDDSSNEMTLVPNADWFGTEAIYLELRDPDNNVDFDTMLVTVSGVNDLPQLNTIGTISIIENSVHTIDLDQIIVDADGFEDIVDISVLNQGSSFIGIFLDMTYYQLTFFAPSGFYGTELFLLKVQDSFGEQAEIGFAVDVLQQTVNGSILVQSYGSGTNKNISYNTSIETKDLIEYKQKDVATSEWISTEPETSFAKEHFHILAGLEENTTYYYQVVSLQMDSTSSTSPIYEFTTESGREVNVFPIPYKAGTDLQENGISFINLPLNSEVKIYNMLGEPVFKTKTQSSYFAWNVENNAGKKVSSGLYIYLVKNEKNKKVTSGKIIVVR, from the coding sequence ATGTTAAGTAATAAAATAAAAACAACTATAATATTTATTGTGCTGTTTCTGCAATCTGTAAATGCCCAAAATCAATTAAACTTATCCTGGAATGCAGGCTCGGAATCAGATCTCTATTTATATCGTATTTTTCGCAGCACATCGGCAAATGCGTCAACCCAAATAGATTGTGTCCAACATCCACATAACAGTTATGCAGATGATAATTTTGAGAAGGGTGTTCAATATTTTTATCGTTTAAGAGCGGTAGACTATTCACTTAATGCAGGTGAATATTCGGATGAGATTAGTTTGGCTGTTCCCAAAATAAGCGGGCTGCCTTCTCAACAGGTTTTACCTGCCGATACAACAATCACTATAAATTTAGCATCTTTAGCAGATGATCCTGATGATGACAATGCTCAACTTGTGTGGTCATATTCCGGTGATAATAAACTGACAGTTAGTCTTGCTAACAAAATAATTACAATTACAACACCATCAAATTGGACAGGTCAGGAAAAACTGACAATTAAAGCAGCAGATGACGAAGGCTTTTATGACAGCAAAATATTTACTGCTAAATCAACCGAAGGTGGCAGTTCTTCCGAAGCCCCGGTTTTCCTTGAAGTTCCGAACCAGGAACTGGATGAAGATACTCAGATAAACCTGAAACTTTCTGATTATGTTACAGATTCTGATAGCAATATTGAGGATTTGATTTTCGCAGCTGAAACAACAAATTCAATTACTTTAACTGTAAATGACGATGTGCTGACTATAAAACCGGCAGCCAACTGGTTTGGTGAACGTACAATTACAGCAACTGTCACAGATGAAGGCGGATTATCAGATCAAACGACTTTCACAGTCACCGTAACTGCCATAAATGATGCACCTGAAATATCAGCCCTGCCTGAACAAGTACTTGAACCCAATGGTTCTGTAGTTATAAATCTCTCTCCATATGTTACAGATGTAGATGATAGTGATGATGACCTTTCATGGTCTTTTTCAAATGAGATTAGAACCAGTTTAAGTTTTAATGAAACAACTAAAGAATTAACAATTACTGCTTTAACGGACTCATCGGGTTTTGATTATGTTTTGGTAAGTGTTACAGATCCTTCTGACGCTACAGGAGAGGCAATTTTGTTAGTACGTGTTCTTGGTGGAACAAGCGGGCCACAAATTGGAACATTACCACAAGTAGAGTTTAATGAAGATGGAAGTGATCAGTTGGCCTTAAACGATTATGTTACAGATGCTGATGATCCTGTTCAAAATTTGTTTTGGCACAATGGTACGGGTGATAAAGTTGCAATAAATATTGATCATACTACAAATATTGCGACTTTTATACCGGAGGAAAACTGGAATGGTTCAGAAGATGTTTGGCTGTATGTGACTGATCCGAATCAAAATAAAGACAGCGCCCAGGTTTCAGTAACGGTTGTTCCGGTAAATGACAGACCACATTTATCTGCTCTCCCAGCTGTAAATTTATCTGCGCAGCTTAGTCGCCAGATAAACTTGCAAAATTATTCAACCGATATTGACAATGATTTGGGTGATTTAAGCTGGACATCCTCTTCTGCTACAAATGTAACAGTAGCGATCGATGAGAGTGGTATTGCCACTTTTTCAGTAGCTGATTCATGGTTGGGACAGGAAAAAATCCAGATTTTTGTAAGTGACCCTGGCGCCGCAAAAGACACAAGTGAAATAACTATTTTTAGGCAGGATCAAGCCAATGCTCCAACTATTTCCGGGTTAAGCTCTGTTACATTTAATGAAGATAACCAGCATGTAATACGCCTTGATGAACACGCCAGCGATCCTAATAATTCTGTTGATGAATTAGAATGGAGTTATTCAAATGAATTAAACCTGGATATCATCATTGATGATAGCAGTAATGAAATGACTTTGGTACCCAATGCTGATTGGTTTGGAACAGAAGCAATCTATCTGGAACTAAGAGATCCTGATAATAATGTGGATTTTGATACAATGCTTGTTACAGTTTCCGGTGTTAATGATCTTCCTCAGTTAAATACTATTGGTACCATATCGATAATCGAAAACTCTGTTCACACAATTGATCTGGACCAGATAATTGTTGATGCGGATGGGTTTGAAGATATCGTTGATATAAGTGTGCTAAATCAAGGCAGTAGTTTTATTGGCATCTTTCTCGATATGACATATTATCAATTGACATTTTTTGCCCCTTCCGGATTTTATGGCACTGAATTGTTTTTGTTGAAAGTTCAGGACAGTTTTGGTGAACAGGCAGAAATTGGTTTTGCTGTAGACGTGCTGCAACAGACAGTTAATGGAAGCATTCTGGTACAATCTTACGGCTCTGGGACTAATAAAAATATTAGCTATAACACCTCAATTGAAACCAAAGATTTAATTGAATATAAACAGAAGGATGTTGCCACGTCTGAATGGATATCAACAGAACCAGAAACATCATTCGCAAAAGAACACTTCCATATTTTAGCTGGTTTGGAAGAAAATACAACATATTACTATCAGGTTGTTTCATTGCAAATGGATAGTACTTCCAGCACGTCCCCAATTTATGAATTTACAACAGAATCCGGCCGCGAAGTAAATGTATTTCCTATTCCATACAAAGCAGGCACCGATTTGCAGGAAAACGGGATTTCATTTATCAATTTACCTTTAAATTCCGAAGTAAAAATATATAATATGTTGGGCGAACCTGTTTTTAAAACAAAAACTCAATCTTCGTATTTTGCCTGGAATGTTGAAAACAATGCTGGCAAAAAAGTTAGCTCTGGATTATATATTTACCTTGTAAAGAATGAAAAAAATAAAAAAGTCACTTCTGGTAAGATTATAGTTGTCCGTTAG
- a CDS encoding sigma-54-dependent Fis family transcriptional regulator — protein sequence MSESRHILVVDDEEDVRDTLHNVLKSMNYVPYVASGGAEALEVIKNNKIDVVLSDLYMPEMDGIELLKRVRNDDKKVIFLMITAHPTIETAVEAIKKGAYDYLTKPFHIEEVRMKINRALEKKGLATSLKTANGIIWALLISIPIWLILGIILASLLS from the coding sequence ATGAGTGAAAGCCGCCATATTTTAGTTGTCGATGATGAAGAAGATGTAAGGGATACCTTACATAATGTTTTAAAAAGCATGAATTATGTTCCATATGTAGCAAGTGGTGGGGCAGAAGCGCTGGAAGTAATTAAGAATAATAAAATTGATGTAGTTCTGTCAGACCTTTATATGCCGGAAATGGATGGTATTGAGCTCTTAAAAAGAGTAAGAAATGATGACAAGAAAGTGATTTTTTTGATGATCACTGCTCATCCAACAATTGAAACTGCAGTTGAGGCTATTAAAAAAGGCGCATATGATTATTTGACCAAACCCTTCCATATTGAAGAAGTACGAATGAAAATTAACCGTGCTTTGGAGAAAAAAGGATTAGCAACTTCACTAAAGACGGCGAATGGAATTATCTGGGCTTTACTTATTTCGATTCCAATCTGGCTGATTCTTGGAATTATCCTGGCATCACTTTTATCATAG
- a CDS encoding NAD(P)/FAD-dependent oxidoreductase — protein MEKYDVVVIGSGPAGSVLAKLLAEAKKSVLLVEKDEFAGKTSACGGLFDMPYFKKYVTDPEVIEQNITKNIFIMPWGEVVYDCDQVTVKRRIFDRHLSENAQKAGANLVNKTKALGYSVKETGKVEVELHDLKNKEKRTVECNVVAFADGPHTLAKNNPLFDYTKNKPYWAYAYAYEVEGVPFAENEMKIYLDHKLFPWGYGWIFPNKNESNIGVGTINKEIDKGIKVKDIFFDFIESYKLTAPLLKNRKFVDKKGGFIPMWLIDHFSDDSQVVLGDAAGMVSPLFGAGIDYSIDAAEASCKVILEAFEKNDFSAAQLNKYDQIIESGFIKDLRKQMLLAKIIITSIKFGVTFPVKILAVFAFGAKYTRWNKIKILLSPLLGTPQTNQSQEILSHK, from the coding sequence ATGGAAAAATATGATGTTGTAGTGATCGGTTCCGGACCGGCAGGTTCTGTTTTGGCAAAACTTCTTGCGGAGGCGAAAAAAAGTGTTCTTCTTGTGGAAAAAGATGAGTTTGCTGGAAAAACGAGTGCCTGCGGCGGGCTGTTTGATATGCCTTATTTTAAAAAGTATGTGACTGATCCTGAAGTTATTGAGCAAAATATTACTAAAAATATTTTTATTATGCCCTGGGGAGAAGTTGTTTACGATTGTGATCAGGTTACAGTAAAAAGAAGAATATTTGACAGGCACCTCTCAGAGAATGCCCAAAAAGCCGGAGCTAATCTTGTAAATAAAACCAAAGCTCTTGGCTATTCGGTTAAAGAGACCGGCAAAGTTGAAGTTGAGCTCCACGATTTAAAAAACAAAGAAAAAAGAACTGTTGAATGCAATGTTGTTGCTTTTGCGGATGGCCCACATACGTTGGCAAAAAACAATCCCCTTTTTGATTATACAAAAAACAAACCGTACTGGGCTTATGCCTATGCTTATGAGGTTGAGGGTGTTCCATTCGCGGAAAACGAGATGAAAATTTACCTAGACCATAAATTGTTTCCATGGGGTTATGGCTGGATTTTCCCAAATAAAAACGAATCCAATATTGGTGTTGGAACCATAAACAAAGAGATTGATAAAGGAATAAAAGTAAAAGACATTTTTTTTGATTTTATTGAATCTTATAAACTAACCGCACCTTTATTAAAGAACCGGAAATTTGTAGACAAGAAAGGTGGTTTCATTCCCATGTGGCTTATTGACCATTTTTCAGATGACTCGCAAGTTGTCCTTGGTGATGCGGCGGGAATGGTTAGCCCTCTATTTGGTGCCGGGATAGATTATTCCATCGATGCGGCCGAAGCTTCGTGTAAAGTGATTCTGGAAGCATTTGAAAAAAATGATTTTAGCGCCGCTCAATTAAATAAATATGACCAAATAATTGAATCAGGATTTATAAAAGATCTTCGTAAACAAATGCTATTGGCTAAAATAATTATAACCAGTATAAAATTTGGTGTTACTTTTCCGGTTAAGATTTTAGCTGTTTTCGCATTTGGGGCAAAATATACACGCTGGAATAAAATAAAAATTTTATTAAGTCCGCTGCTGGGAACACCGCAGACTAATCAAAGCCAGGAAATACTTTCACATAAATGA